Within the Acidobacteriota bacterium genome, the region CTCAGGAGTGTAAGCCAAGAGGAATGGATGACCCGAGGCCCGTGACCATAGGTCGAGGGTTGGGGGATCACCATCCAGATTGGCGCTGATTACGGGCGACTTTACTTCTTCCTTCTCTCTATGAGCGAGAGACCTGAAGAGTTTACGGGAGCTCAATGATGTCTAAATTGAAATTGCAGCCGGAAGAGATTCAGCAGATCCAGGAACTTTTGGCGGAACTGACGGGCAAGTACGAGAGTGCCGAGTCCCCGGAGTTCCAGGCCATGGCCGCGGTGTACGCCCAGGAATTGCCCTGGCGGGTGCGGGAATCCGCCTATGACTTCAAGCTCAACGAACCCGACTCGGGAGCTTGGGTCGTCTCCAACTATCCGGTGGATGAGGAGCGGCTCGGCCCGACCCCGCCCCATTGGAAGCACGACGAGCGCACCCTCGGCGAGACCGAGGAGGAAATGTTTTTAGTCATGCTGGGCGCTTTGCTCGGTGAGTGCATCGGCTGGTCGACCCAGCAAGATGGGCGCATCGTGCACGACATCCTGCCCATCGCGGGCAAGGAGAACGAGCAGTTGGGCAGCGGCAGTGAGGAGCTGCTGTGGTGGCACGTGGAGGACGCCTTTCACCCCTACCGCGGCGATTACATCGGCTTGGCCTGCCTGCGCAATCCGGACAAGGTGCCGACCACCTTCCTGTGCCTGGCGGACCTGGGTCTCGACTTCACCGAGATGCCGCTGCTCTTCGAGCCGCACTACACCATCCGCCCGGACGAGTCGCATCTGTTGAAGAACAAGGGCGAGGATCGTCAGGTGGACGGCGTCCTGGCCCAGTCCTACGACCAAATCAACACCATGAACACGGCGCCGGACAAGATCGCCGTACTCTTCGGTGACCCGAAGAATCCCTACGTGCGCATCGATCCATACTTCATGGACCCCATCGAGGACAACCCGGAAGCCCAGGAAGCCCTCGAAACCCTGATCTCCGCCATCGACGAGAAGATCAAGGACATGCCCCTCAACCAGGGTGAGTTCTGCTTCATCGACAACTTCCGCGGGGTTCACGGGCGCAAGCCCTTCAAAGCGCGTTACGATGGCACCGATCGCTGGATGAAGCGGGTGAACGTTGTGCGCGACTTGCGCAAGTCTCGACCGATCCGGGCCAGTGCTTCATCTCGAGTGATGCGGTAACTTTACGCGGTTTCGAACGAAGCAGCCCGCGGCCGTGAGTCGACGGCCCGGGCTGCTTCTCCACGTTCATGACAGTCTTTATTTCTTAGGAAAGGTGTCAAGGCAATGCCGAGTGGCTCGCAGGGCGCGACGCGCCCCATCATTATTCTGGGAGTGGATCGCAGTGGTACCTCGCTGGTGGCCAGTATGGTAGCGGCTTGGGGGGCTTATGAGGGGGCGGATGATGGCATGAGCCAGGGAGATGATGCCAACCCTGAAGGATATTGGGAATATGGCGCGCTGAAGCCTCTCAACAATGAGCTACTGGAAGGCGAGAAGGTCAGCCATTGGCATCCGACCTTCCGCATGTTGGTCAAGGAGCGAGCTTCGGACCCAGTCATGAGCGAGAAGGCCAAGCGCCTGATCACCGGGATGGAGTCGGCAAATAGTCCGTGGTTCTGGAAGGAGCCGGATGTTTGTGTGACTCTGCCTTTTTGGAAGCAGCTGTGGAAGGACCCCCTCTACGTCATCACCGTGCGGAATCCTCATGACACGGCTGTGTCCTGGAAGAAATTCATCCTTCCGGACGAGATGCAGGACCAGTATCCACTGATGACCGCCAATCTGCTGCGTTGGCAGTTCTACCTGCTGTCGATCCTCGCTGAAGTGGACGCGGCGAAGGAGAAGATCTTCATCCAGTACGAGACGCTGCTCAAGTCACCTCGAGAGGAGGCCGAGAAGCTCGACCGCTTTCTCTCTGCGGGGTGTGAGATCGAGGCGGGAGACGAAGAGCGCGTCAGCGCCATGGCCGGCCGGATCAGGTCGAGTCTGTGGCGCAACAAGAGCCCGGTTCCTTTGAGCAGGGTGCCCCAAGCGTCGAAGGAACAGAAGGCCTTCTACGAGCTTCTGAAGAAGAAGGTCACCCGGCCTTCGGAGCCATTCGTCGCGGCTCGCTATCCGATGTACGCGGGCTACTGGGAATATCTGGAGCTTGTAGACTTGATCCTCTGAGCTGCCGAGCAGCGCTCGGTGAAGGAGACACCGACAAGGCCTTGGCCCTTCCGGAGGGCAGTCTTGAAACTTGATAAGGAGCAATGCAGATGAAGTGGTGTAATTGGATGTCCTGGATCGTGCTGACCTTTCTCCTCTTGGGGAGTTGTGGAGCCAAGAGCGACGACATGGTCGTCGAGTCTCTGGAGCTCACTCCCTCCGAGTACACGCTGGATGAGCTCTTGGATCGCCATGTCGAAGCGATGGGCGGAGCCGAGGCCCTGGGGTCGGTGGAGAACTTGGTGAAGATGGGCACGATGAGCACCCCTGAGTTCGACAACGCTCCGGTCACCACGGTGATCGACGACGGCAAGGGCTATCTGCGCCACGTGCAGCGCCCCAACGGCGATATCTACCTGGCCTGGGACGGCTCCGTCGCCTGGCAGAAGGCCGCCCTTATGGATGATGAGGGCGGCGAGAGCCCCACGGGCGTTACCGAGCTGGACGAAACTTCCCGGACTCTCTACTCGGTTCTGTCGCAGGTGTCAGGACCGCTGGTGGAGGGGCGGACCAGGGGTTACAAGATGGGCATGGAGGGAACGACCAGTAGCGGTGAAGAGGTGATCACCCTCTCCATTCCCGGCCTGGAGGATCGCAACTATTTCCTCGATGGAGAGACCTTCTTGGTCGTCAAGGTCGTCGAGATGCGGCCGCCCCTGGACGAGGGCGGCGGTGAGCTGCGGGTGGTCACCCGCTACGCGCGATACCAGGATGTCAGCGGCATTCAGGTGCCGATGTTCGAGACCACGGCCATTCAGGAGTTGGATTTCTCCCAGAGCATCACCTGGGACACCATCGAGGCCAACCAAGACCTGTCCGAGTTCGATTTCTCCAAGCCGGAGAGCTGAGCCGGTGGGTTCGAGGCCGGCATTCGAGGAGGCACCATGGGTTCACTGATCCAGGATATTCGCCTAGCGGTCCGCATGTTGTGGAAGCGGCCCATCTTCACCCTGGTGGCGGTATTGGCATTGGCGCTGGGCGTCGGGGCCAATACCGCTGTTTTCAGCCTGATCAATGGTGTCCTTCTCCGTCCCTTGGACTTCGAGAAGCCGCAGCAGCTCTACATGCTGTGGCGCTCTGTACCCGACGAGGGCATCGAGGCGGACCTGGTGGCGCCCGGGAATTTCTTGGACTGGCGGGACCAGAGCTCGGCCTTCCGGGACATGGCGGCCTTCAATTTGCGCGGCCTCCGGATGCGTGTAGGAGAGGAGTCCCAATTCGTCTCCGGAGCGCTAGTGACGCCGTCCTTTTTTCAGATGCTCGGGGTCCAGCCCTCCAAAGGTGCTGGCTTC harbors:
- the gntD gene encoding guanitoxin biosynthesis L-enduracididine beta-hydroxylase GntD, with the translated sequence MMSKLKLQPEEIQQIQELLAELTGKYESAESPEFQAMAAVYAQELPWRVRESAYDFKLNEPDSGAWVVSNYPVDEERLGPTPPHWKHDERTLGETEEEMFLVMLGALLGECIGWSTQQDGRIVHDILPIAGKENEQLGSGSEELLWWHVEDAFHPYRGDYIGLACLRNPDKVPTTFLCLADLGLDFTEMPLLFEPHYTIRPDESHLLKNKGEDRQVDGVLAQSYDQINTMNTAPDKIAVLFGDPKNPYVRIDPYFMDPIEDNPEAQEALETLISAIDEKIKDMPLNQGEFCFIDNFRGVHGRKPFKARYDGTDRWMKRVNVVRDLRKSRPIRASASSRVMR
- a CDS encoding sulfotransferase, which codes for MPSGSQGATRPIIILGVDRSGTSLVASMVAAWGAYEGADDGMSQGDDANPEGYWEYGALKPLNNELLEGEKVSHWHPTFRMLVKERASDPVMSEKAKRLITGMESANSPWFWKEPDVCVTLPFWKQLWKDPLYVITVRNPHDTAVSWKKFILPDEMQDQYPLMTANLLRWQFYLLSILAEVDAAKEKIFIQYETLLKSPREEAEKLDRFLSAGCEIEAGDEERVSAMAGRIRSSLWRNKSPVPLSRVPQASKEQKAFYELLKKKVTRPSEPFVAARYPMYAGYWEYLELVDLIL